From the Opitutus sp. ER46 genome, one window contains:
- a CDS encoding bifunctional UDP-3-O-[3-hydroxymyristoyl] N-acetylglucosamine deacetylase/3-hydroxyacyl-ACP dehydratase translates to MKQRTLAREVSIKGSALHTGDAVTLTMKPAPVNHGIVFRRMDLHGTPEVKPRVDFVTDLVRATTIQSGHAKVHTVEHVLSALHGCGVDNVIIEMDASEPPIMDGSAQPFVNLILQGEPIEQDAEREYFALDVPVSVTRGNRSIIALPFDGLKISCTSADDRGIHTQHLSLTLDPEVYKTQIAAARTFTIYEDIEELLKLGKIRGGSLDSAIVIRGDKILSKEPLRFKDEFVRHKILDIVGDVSLLGMPLKAHIVATRPGHAINAELTKLLLEKLQERKAGVAKRAPGPTTVLATETTLDIRRVLDTLPHRYPFLMIDRVVEFQGPDALTALKNVTINEPFFQGHYPGNPVLPGVLQIEAMAQAAGILMLRRISSEGKTALFMSCDKVKFRRAVRPGDQLTINVKMTKSRGNKIGVAEGECLVNGQIVSSAELMFAVVDNAEVE, encoded by the coding sequence ATGAAACAACGAACCCTCGCGCGGGAAGTTTCCATCAAAGGTAGCGCGTTGCACACCGGTGATGCCGTCACCTTGACCATGAAGCCCGCGCCCGTGAATCACGGGATCGTCTTCCGCCGCATGGACCTGCACGGGACTCCCGAAGTGAAGCCCCGGGTCGACTTTGTGACGGACCTTGTCCGCGCCACGACCATCCAGTCCGGCCATGCCAAGGTCCACACCGTCGAGCACGTCCTCAGCGCCCTCCACGGCTGTGGCGTCGACAACGTGATCATTGAGATGGATGCCTCGGAGCCGCCGATCATGGACGGTTCGGCCCAGCCTTTCGTTAACCTCATCCTCCAAGGGGAGCCCATCGAGCAGGACGCCGAGCGGGAGTATTTCGCCCTCGATGTCCCGGTGTCCGTCACGCGCGGCAACCGCTCCATCATTGCCCTGCCGTTCGACGGCCTGAAGATTTCGTGCACGTCCGCCGACGATCGTGGCATCCACACGCAGCATCTTTCGCTCACGCTTGATCCCGAGGTATACAAGACGCAGATCGCGGCGGCGCGTACGTTCACAATCTACGAGGATATCGAGGAACTGCTGAAGCTGGGGAAGATCCGGGGCGGTTCGCTTGACTCGGCGATCGTCATCCGGGGCGACAAGATCCTCTCGAAGGAGCCGCTGCGGTTTAAGGACGAGTTTGTCCGTCACAAGATTCTCGATATCGTCGGCGACGTCTCGCTGCTCGGCATGCCGCTGAAGGCCCACATCGTGGCGACGCGTCCGGGCCATGCGATCAACGCGGAACTCACCAAGCTGCTGCTTGAGAAACTGCAGGAGCGGAAAGCCGGCGTGGCCAAGCGGGCTCCCGGCCCGACCACGGTCCTCGCGACCGAGACGACCCTCGATATCCGCCGCGTGCTGGACACGCTGCCTCACCGGTATCCGTTCCTGATGATCGACCGTGTGGTCGAGTTTCAGGGCCCCGATGCGCTCACGGCGTTGAAGAATGTCACCATCAACGAGCCCTTCTTCCAGGGCCACTATCCGGGCAATCCTGTGCTGCCCGGCGTGCTCCAGATCGAGGCGATGGCGCAAGCCGCTGGCATCCTCATGCTCCGCCGGATCTCCTCGGAGGGGAAGACGGCGCTGTTCATGAGCTGCGATAAGGTGAAGTTCCGCCGCGCCGTCCGCCCCGGCGACCAGCTCACGATCAACGTCAAGATGACCAAGAGTCGCGGCAACAAGATCGGGGTGGCGGAAGGCGAGTGCCTGGTGAACGGCCAGATCGTCTCTTCAGCCGAGCTGATGTTCGCGGTCGTGGACAACGCCGAAGTCGAGTAA